Below is a window of Patescibacteria group bacterium DNA.
TGCTCGTGCCGGGATTGCTTCGTCCGCCGTGGCAGACTCGCAATGACATTTATCGTTCACTCAAAAAGCGGCGCGAGAGTCTTCACGAGCCAGCTTTTTTTACGGGTTTTCAGGTTCAAAATTTCGTTTTGTTCATTCAAAACTTGGCAGTACGGACAGCGTTCTTGTTTGGTAGAAATCGCTTTTCCGCATTCTAGGCAGCTTGTAATCATGGAGTGGTGAGCATTTGACTGTCGAGAAATTTCTCGATGTCGCTCTCCCGGATCCGATAAACCCGACCAATTTTCGCACCGCGCAATTTCCCGTCTTTGATGTAGTTCAGGATGGTAAAAGGGTGCAATTGCAGCATTTCGCCGACCTGATCGGGAGTGAGGATGCGATCTTGCATAATTCGTCGTTTGAAGGGATCGAATTTTATTCAATCCGAGACGATTTAGCAAGATTTGAGTCAAGGTAATTCAACCGGGAGCAACTAAATGTAGTATAGGCAGTCTAGGCTCGATTATCAACATTTTAGTCAAGTTAATTTAAAAAGACCCAATTTAATTAAAGCTGATTAAATTTAATTAAAGTTGGGATGCTTTGGTCTCGCCCGAGACAACGGAATCAAAATTTGTTCAAGCCCAAGATATTGTAGCACAAAACAGCTTGAAAGAAATAGTTTTATCGTTTTTGGCGAAACTTAAAACCATTCGCGAGAATTTCAAGTAGCTTCGGACAAGTTAGAAAAATTTGAGACGATTGGGAAGTGGTTTAAAAGAAGTGCTTAAAGCTTAGCGAGACAGTGAACACATTTTTTATGGTAAAATCATATTCGAGATGGCAGGCAATACTTTCGGCAGCGTCCTCAAAATTACGACTTTCGGTGAGTCACACGGCGTCGCGCTCGGTTGTGTGATTGACGGCGCGCCTGCGGGCATTTCGATTTCCGCTCGGGAAATTCAGCTCGAGCTCAATCGGCGACGACCGGGTCAGTCGAAAGTGACGACGGCGCGTGATGAAAAAGATCAGGTTGAAATTCTTTCGGGAGTTTTCGAAGGCAAGACGCTCGGCACACCGATCGCTTTACTGATTCGCAATCAGGACCAAAAATCGGCTGATTACGCCAAGCTCAAGAACATTTTTCGACCGGGACACGCGGACTTCACTTGGCAGCAAAAATTCGGTCTGCGCGATTTCCGCGGTGGCGGGCGCTCGTCGGGTCGTGAGACGGTCGCGCGAGTTGCGGCAGCCGCGATTGCGCGCAAAATTCTCGACTCAAAGAAAATTAAAATCATCGCCTTCGCGCAAGAAATCGCTGGCATCGTGTCCCAAAAGTTCGACGCGAAAGTGATTGAAAAAAATTTAGTCCGAGCAGCTGATCCGGTCGCGGCGCAGAAAATGGAGGCGGCGATTGTCGCGGCGCAAAAAGCGGGCGACTCGGTCGGCGGCGTGATTGAGATTCGCGTGCAAAATGTGCCGGCGGGATTGGGTAATCCAGTTTTTGACAAAATCTCGGCGCGACTTGGTGCGGCGCTGCTTTCGATTGGTGGAGTTAAGGGAATTGAATTCGGTATCGGTTTCGCTGCCGCCAAATTGCGCGGCTCAGAGATGAATGATGAGTTCATTTCTCTGAAAAAAAAGAAAACGAATCGCGGCGGAGGGATTGCCGGCGGAATCACGGACGGCTCGGAAATTATAATTCGTCTCGCTGTGCGACCGACAGCCTCAATCTCATCGCCTCAAAAAACAATTGACGCCAAGGGCAAAGCTCAAAGAATCCAAATTGCTGGTCGCCACGATCCCTGCCTCGTGCCGCGCATCATCCCGGTCGCGGAGGCGATGGTCGCGCTCACGCTGGCGGATCTTTTGCTCGCGAGTCGGGCTGATCGGATTTAAAAAATCTAAATTTTGAACGACTGGCAGTTGTAGTTTTTTACCAGTGTTAAAATTCTCGCGATGATTAAGAGTGTCACGCTTTCGATTAATTCCGTGATTTCGTGGTTGCTCAAGATTTTCATGTTTGTCGTCACGATTTATTTTTTTGCAGAAGGAAATTATCTTTTGTCTGGTTTCGCATTTTTGACTTTGGCGATTTCGCTGATTCCGGCAATCGTCAATCGCAGCTACAATGTGAACTTGCCTTGGAATCTCGATTTTCTACTAACACTTTGGCTTGCATTTTCTTTGCTCGGCGAATTGGGTTTTTACGCTGAGATTTGGTGGTGGGATGATTTCCTACATTTCGCGGGGACAGCGGTGCTCGTCTATCTCGCTTTCGTGCTCGTTTACGCGCTCAATTTCACCAAAAAAATTCGTCTCTCGATTCCACTAATCGGTTTTTTTACTTTTATCTTCGGCGTGGCTTTCGGTGCGCTGTGGGAAATCGCCGAATTTTACGCTTGGAAAATCACCGGCACGGACGCGCTCGCGATGGGTACGCCGCCGGATTTTCGCGTCGGGCTGCTTGATACTTTTTCCGATTTGCAATTCGACGCCGCTGCTTCGATTTTCGTCGCGCTGCTCGGAATGAAATATGTCGCGCGTCAACGCCATGTCAAATTGCGCGAATGGATGCGACCATTCATCGAGATTTTCGGAGAAAAAATTAAAGTCGTGCGCAGCAAGGCGCGTCGCCAAATTAAGCCACCGCGAAAATAATTTCGCGCGCGGGTAACATGAAGGGTTGTTAAGTCATAAGTCATAAGTCATAAGTATTAAACATTGTGAGTTAACGCAAGCGTGGATAAACCTTGTCAAAAGTCAAAATGCTCGAAATTCCAAGGCTTGCGGTTTGGACATTGAAAATTATTACGTAAATTATGAGGCTGGAAAATTAGAAAAGTTCCTAACTTATTCCTCGAAAGCAATTTCTGATTTGAGCTAATCAATAGTGGTTCGTTTCGAGCAGCTCGGACATTTAATTTTCGCGGCTGCGGTTTTAGCTCCAATCAAGTAGAATTTCCGCAATGCCCGCCAAAATTTTTTCGGCGACGACGGTTGGATTGAATTGCGAGATTATTGAAGTGGAAGTTGATTTACTTTCCGGTCTTTCGAAATTCCTCGTCGTCGGACTCGGCGACACGGCTGTCCAGGAGTCGCGCGAGCGGGTGCGTTCCGCCGTCAAAAACTCCGGCTTCTTTTTTCACACGCAGCGCATCACCGTCAATCTCGCGCCGGCGGATTTGCCGAAGTCTGGTCCGAGCTTCGACTTTCCACTCGCGGCGGGGATTCTGCTGGCGAGTCGTCAGATTCGCATTCCGGAAATCGAAACCACAATTCTGATTGGCGAGCTCGCGCTCGACGGCGCGACGCGCGGCGTGGCGGGAATTCTCCCAATCGTCGCGGAGGCGAAGAAAAAAGGCTTCCGTAATTTTTTCGTGCCGGCGGAGAATGCACGCGAGGCGGCAATCATTGACGGTGTCCAAATTTTCCCAGTGACAAGCTTGCTCGAATTTGCACGGCACGCTTCGGGCACGCAAAAAATTCAGCCGCTGCCGAAATTGGACATCTCCGAATTAATCGTCGAAGAAAATGATGGCATCGATCTCGCGCATGTCCGCGGACAAGAACACGCGAAACGCGCGCTCACCGTCGCGGCTGCCGGCAGTCACAATCTGCTTTTTTCTGGACCGCCGGGGAGTGGCAAGACGATGCTCGCGCGAGCCTTTCGTACGATTCTGCCCAGAATGTCGGTCGCCGAAATTCTCGAAGTCTCCAAGATTTATTCAGTCGCCGGTTTGATTCCTGCCAAAAGTCCGTTGATTTCGACCCGACCATTTCGGGCGGTGCACCACACGGCGAGTGGCGTTTCGATCGTCGGTGGCGGGCGCAAAGTCGGTCCGGGCGAAATTTCGCTCGCGCACAAAGGTGTACTTTTTCTCGACGAGATTGCGGAATTTCCAACTCAAGTGCTCGAAGTTTTACGCCAGCCGCTCGAAGACGGCGTGATTGCGATTTCGCGGGCGGCGGGAACTGTGAATTTTCCGGCGCGCTTCACGCTGATTGCGGCGATGAATCCTTGCCCTTGTGGGTTCGCGACTGACACCGAGCGCACTTGTAAATGTTCGCCGCGCGAGATTGAACGCTACCAAAAAAAATTATCCGGACCACTGCTTGATCGCATCGATCTGCATGTCGATGTGCCGCGCGTCAAATTCGAAAAGCTCGACGCACCGATTTCCGCTGAGTCGAGTGAGTCGGTTCGGCGCAAAGTTCAGGCGGCGCGCGACATCCAGCTTGAACGGTTCGCGAAATTAAAAATTCACGCGAACTCCGAGATGTCGAGCGAACAGACCAAGAAATTTTGCGTGCTCGATGAGCCGACCAAAAAATTACTCGAACAGGCTGTGACGCATTTTCAGTTATCAGCACGCGCGTATTATCGGATGCTCAAATTAGCGCGCACGATTGCCGATTTGGAAAATTCGGAAAAGATCAAAACCAATTTTGTCGCTGAGGCTTTGCAGTATCGTCCGAAAAATAGCGAATTCTGAAAATGAAGCTTTAATTAAATTTCAGCAAGAGGGACTTGCTCTCGGAATCAGAAAAGAGTCAAATATAACAGATGTTTTCTTCTTGCAAGAAAAGAATCGGGTCGCTCCTCATAGTGGTGGTGGTGCTTCTTGTTTTGTGTGGATACTTTAGTTCGCTTCACACCGATCTGCTTGCGACCGGTTTGATTGATGAGAGCTTGAAAGAAAAATTGCGCGCGCGTCCGTATCTCACGCCGCAAGAGTACGAGGAAATTCTCCAAAAAATCGAGCGAGTTCTGGAGGTCAATCCAGATGATCTTTCGGCGAATCTTTTGAAAGTTCAGCTCGAGACGACGCCGCTACAGCGCTAAACTTTCGGTTCGAATTCTTTCAATTTTTCCTTCACGGCTTCGTTGTAGGGTGACAATTCCAAAATGCGTTCGCAGGTTTTGATGGCGGCTTTGAAATTGCCAGCCAATTCGTAAGCTTCGGCGAGCGCGAAAAGATATTCCAGATTGCGGTGGTCGCGCTTCACGGCATTTTTGAAAGCTTGTTCGGCTGCGGGAAAATCCTTCAGCTTCAAATAAATTTGACCGAGCGAGAGCCAGCGCTCGGCTTTGGTTGCGTCGATACGAATCGCATTTTCGTAAGCTTCGCGTGCGAGGGGATATTTTTTCTGCCGATAAAACGCGAGACCGAGATTGCCGAAATGGCGCGCGTCTTTCGGTTCGAGTTCGATTAGCTTTTGAAAAATCAGTTCAGCTTTTTTCCACTCTTCACGGTGCAGGTAAGTCAGACCCAGGAAAAGATTGGCTTTCGGATTGTGCTCGTCGAGCGCGATGATTTGAATCAAAGTTTTCTCCGCTTCGCGCCACTCGGCGCGTGCGAAATGCGTCTCAGCTTTGCGCAAGAGCACGGCGATTTGCCCGAGACTCTCTTGAATTTTGTGCGATTTTTCTTCGAGCGAAAGGCGCGTGCGCAGCAAGTTTTCCGAGCGAGATTCCGTATTGAGCTTCTGCTGCTCGCGCTCGAATTTGCGCTGCATTTGCTTCGCGGAGACATTCATTTTTTTGCGGCGCAAGAGCACGCCGGCGATTCCGCTGCCACTGACGAGAATGAGATAGGGTTGAATCATTTGCTAGATTTTACAATTTTCACATCAGCGGCGGGGAAAATTTGCGCGCCGCCTTTTTCGAGATAAACCTTGACGCTTTGATTTAGGATATCGAGCGAGATGACTTTGCCTTCGCCTTTTTCCGTCAGGACGCGGGCGCCCCAGTGCGGCATTTTTTTGCGCAGCTCGGTGTATTCTTCGAGCTCATAATTCAGACAGCAGAGCAGCTTACCGCAGGGTCCGGAAAGTTTGTCCGAGCCTTTCATCGCGAGCTCCTGCGTTTTGACCATTTCCATCGTGATGCTTAAGAAGCGCGAGATCACTCCGCTCGAGCAGCACAGCGCCCGTCCGCAAATCCCGAAGCCGCCGCAGGCTTTGGCGCGGTCGCGCTGTCCGAGCTGGCTCAGGTGAATTCTTTTTTGCAGCATGCCGGCGAGCCGTGGCACGACTTCTTTGAAATCGATGCGTTCATTGGCAGTGAAAAATAAATTCACTTCGCCACCTTCGAAATTGACACGCGCTTCGACGATTTGCATTGGTATGTTAATTTCCGTGATTTTGGCGCGCGTTTTTTCGAGTGCGTCCGCGGCAATCTGGGCGTTCGCTTCGATTTTCTCCAAATCTTTCGCGGTTGCTTGGCGCAAAATTTTGCCGTCGAGCAGGATTTCATCCGCCGCTAATTTCTGGCGGTCAACAAAAATAATTTCGCCGAAATTTTGCCCGTGCTCTTTTTGCTCGAAGATAATTTTGTCGCCGACTTTCAAATCGAATTCGTTGTCAGCACTCGAAACGAAAATTGTGTCGTCGTAAAAACTTTTGAGACCGAGATTCATCAGATTTGAAGTAAAAGATTTTCGACCGCCAAACGCGAGTTCACATTGTGTCCGATCAGTTCGCGAGTTGAGTCGAGTTCGCGGATTAATTCTACAAGTTTTTTGGTCGAATAGCGCGAATTGGCGACGGGATTTTTCGCGCGGGTGAGCAGGAAGCCACGCAAAAAATACGCGAAGGCTTCCAAAAATTTCTGCGTTTCAGCGTTGTTCGCGCTCACCCTTTCGGCGAACGCCAATTTTTCACTGACGCTGGGTTTTTCCACCAAATTTTTCAGCTGCTCGAAATACTCCTTGAATTCCCGGAAGACGGTCGGGTCGGCCGCTAATTTGTCGGCGCGAATCGGTTTGCCCATCGCGAAATTCACGACGCGGCTGCGCTCGGCTTCGCTCAGGTCGGGGAATTTTGCGCGAATCTGCGCGTCAATCGCAGTCGGACTCACATTCCCAAAATTCAAAACACGGCAGCGTGAGACGATGGTCGGGAGCAACAGCGGCAGATTATTCGTCGTCAAAATAAAAACAGTGCGCGGCGGTGGCTCTTCTAAAGTTTTCAGAAAAAAATTCGTGGCTTCGCGATTCAGCCGTTCGATTTCATGCAGCACAAAAACATTCCAGCTGGCAGTCGCGTGATTTACGCGACTCAAAATTTCCCGCAAGTCGTCGATGCGAATCGTATTCGTTTTGGCCTTCGGATTTTTCATCCGCTGGGTTTGATTGAAATTCGATTTGCGTGCGAGCAGGTCGAGATCTTCATTCACGCCCTCGATCCACAAATCGCCGACGAGCGTGAGATTCGGATGGATATTTGCGCGAATCAATTTGCAATCGGGGCATTCGCCGCAAGCGCGATTTTCACAAATTAAAAGTTGTGCGAAAAATTTTGCGGCGGTGAATTTCCCGACTTCGGCTGGTCCGGCAAAAAGATAGGCGTGTGAAATTTTTCCGCTCGCGAGATCGTTTTCCAGCTCGGCGAGCCGATTTTCATTGCCCGTCGTCGGCCAGGAGAATTGCAGCATTCCAAAAAATTATTTGCCAACGCGGACTTTGGCGGCGCGCAAAATTTTGCCATTCAGCTCGAATCCCTCTTCGACCAAATCCAAAATTTTCCCCGACTCGCCCGCGCCAGTCGCGATGACTTCGTGGCGGTGTGCGTCAAATTCGTCGCCGACATTCGCTGCGACTTTGCGCAGACCGAGACTCGCGAGTGTCGCCTCGAATTGTTTTTCGATGGCAGCGATGCCATTCGCCCAATCATTCGTTTGCAAATTTTCAGGCAAGTGCGCGCTGGCGCGTTTGAAATTTTCGAACACAGGCAGTAAGGCGACGAGGCAATTTTCATTCGCAAATTTCACGCGCTCGATTTTGTCGCGTTCAACTTGCTTCCGAAAATTCTCCAAGTCGGCGCAGGCGCGCAAATATTTTTCCTCGAAATCATTCCTAACTTGCGGTTCGTCGATTGGAGGATTTTGCACATCGTCTGCGGGGGGATTTTGATTCTCGTCTTGCACGCAAAAATGGGTTAAATTACCAGGCGATTTTAGCTAAAATTTCACCATGAAGCCAAAAATTAAACTGAAGCCCTGGGGGCGGGAAATCTGGTTCGCTGCGACCGCGCATTATGCCGGCAAGATTCTCGAAGTCAAAAAAGGCGCGCGACTCTCGCTCCAATTTCACGAGCAGAAAGAAGAAACGCAGTTTCTTTTCTCCGGCAAAGTCCGTCTCACTTTCGGACTCGATGCCAAAAAATTGCGCACCAAGATTTTGAATCCCGGCGATGTCTTTCACATTCCACCCAAGACGATTCATCGCATCGAAGGTGTTGCGCCACTTTCCAAAATTTTCGAAGTCTCGACGCCGCAGCTCGACGATGTCGTCAAACTCGCTGACGATTACGGTCGATCGGGTGCGGGCAACGACGAAAAACTTGATCGAAAATTGGCGCGCAAATAATCGGTTAAGTTTTTGAGTCATTAAGTCTTTGAGTCATTAGGTTCGGAGGGTTATTGGTCATTAGGTTCGGATGGCCGTTAAGTCTTTAAGTCTTTGGGTCGTTGGTTTTCCGCAAGTTCAAGCTGGTACGGTCACATATAGATAACAAACTATAATTCAGCACTCCTAAACATGCCGTTAACGGCATGTTTAAAAATGCGTGCGCTGTTTTGCAGTCGCTTGGTTACAGCATGGAACATGAAGCTGATTCAATCACTAGCACTCCTAACCTCGGAATTAATTCCGAGGTTAAAAATGAGACGAATAAAAAAATTAAAAAAGAAAAATAACGCAAGTGGCATGATAGAGGCAGTAGTTTTCAAGTTTCGAATTTACAAATTTTCAAATTCTAAAAAACCAAAACTGCCCAAAGAAATAAAATTTCAAATCAAAAAATCGGTTCTGAGGTTCGCGTTGCTACGCCAACTTCACACCGCTCATCAGCTCGGCGACCTTTTCGACTGTCTCGAAAGGCGTGTGCTCGGATTTCTTCAAATACATGTCAGCGCCCATATCGAGTGCTTTTTTGGCATCCTGTTCTTGTTCGAGATTCGAGCTGATGACGACCTTGGTCGGGAGCGAAGTGTTGTTTTTGAGTGCGCTCAAAACTTCGTAGCCGTTCATTTGCGGCATCATGATGTCGAGCAAGATTACATCCGGACGCCACTGCGCGGCGCGCGTAATTCCGTCCATGCCATTCGGGCTGATCTCAGCCTCGTAGCCTTTTGCGTCGAAAGCGGTTTTGAACATCTCGCTCAAATCAGTGTTGTCCTCGATGATTAAGACTTTGATTTTTCTATCCATTTTGGCGGGGGATTAAAAGTTTAAATGTAGAACCGCGCTTTAGCGCGCTTTTTACAGTGATTTCTCCATTCAAATTCTCTACGAGTTTTTTGACGATTGCAAGCCCGAGTCCGCTACTCTCGTCGCCTTTTTCGAGAATGTTCACTGACTGAGAAAATTTATCCCAAATCGGATTAATTTTTTCTGGCGCGATACCGATGCCGGTGTCCGCAACTTCGATTTCCAGAGACTCGCCGCGATTGTGTGCGCTTAGTTTGACGCTACCAGTGTCTGTAAATTTGTGGGCGTTGCCGAGCAGGCGTTCGAACACCTCGGTCAATTTTTCCGCATCGGTGGTGAGCTTGGTGTCGGTTCCTGGCGCGAAATCAAATTCAAAAGTTAGACCTTTCTGCTCGCAGGTTTTTTGCCATTTTTCTGCCAATTTTTTCAGCAGGTCACGCGCATTAACCGGCGCAAATTTAAATTTGATTTGACCGCTTTCGATTTTCGTAATTTCCAAAATGTCAGTCAAAATTCTAAGTAGCCAGTCGGTGTTTCTCGCGATGCGCCGTGTGAAATCTTTTTGTTGTGCGCTCAGCTCGCCGAAATTCGGCGCGATCAGCATCTCGGCGTAGCCGCGGATTGCGGTTGCGGGAGTACGCAATTCATGCGAAACATTTGCGATGAAAGCATCTTTGGCATCGTCGAGCGTTTTTAATTTTTCATAATCTTCGCGCAATTTTTCAGACTGTTGCCGCAAGCGCTCGGTGTATAAAATTGCGACGAGTGAGAGTGCGATGTAATGCACACCGCCTTCGAGAAATTTTAATTCTTCTTCGATGTAGATGTCGTCGTTGGCGTGACGAATCGCGAAAAATCCAATTAGCTCATTCGTGTTTTGGAAAAGCGGAAAACAAACATCGCCTAGCTGTTGCAGTTCCTCGAGATAAGGGCAATTGATGTGTTTGTTATTGGTGAGGTATTCCTCCTCGCTGGTGACGAGATAACGCGAGTTAGTGGCGAAATATTTTTCGAGCTCGGGATATTGCGACTTGCTGCTTTCTAGGTCCAGAACCACGACGCGCGCTTCATCGACTCCAATCTTTTGGGAAAAATTTTTATGAATATTGGTTTCAAGTTCTTTCACGGAGGAATAAAAAATATTTTGGTTTTTGAAATTCTCGACAACCTGCCGAAAATTATTCAGGCTGAGTGTCGTGAACCAATTTTGTCTTTCGAAAAAGCGCAGCGTGAGCGTGTAAAGCAAAACCGCCGTGAGTACGCTGGAGATGTGTGTGATGATTGCATTGTGACCAAGCTCAAAAATGTTTGTGCCGATTGAGAGGCTGACCGTGATTGTCAGAGTCAGCAGCAGTGCGCTTAGGCGCTTCAGGATTTTTGGCGCGATAATTTTGAGCTTCAAAAATTTCCATTGAACAAAAAAATAGAAAACGGCGAAGAGATGTACTGCGGTCAAAAGCTGAGGGGTGAACGCGATGTTTGCGACGAGCGATTTTGCAGGGTCCCAAAAATAAACGACACTAACGCTGATAACTGTGATGGCAATAATAAATTCCAGTAAGACAAATTTGAGCTGGTATTTCTTCACTCCCGAAAAACTTGAGAAGGATTTTGCGAGCGTCAAAATCGTGAGGGCAAGTGTCGCCAAAAAACCGCCGAGCCAAATCTCAGCACTTACAGGAATCGCCGAGAAGCCGAGCTGATCTGCGGCGAGCAGCGCGAACAAAGCCAAATTCGTGCAGTAGATTCCGAGCAAGGCTAATTTATGATTGTGGCCACCGATTAAATTTTTCGTAAAATGAAAATTGCTGGCGGCGAAGAGTGTGGCAGCACCGAGTGCGATGAGGATTTTCAATTCTTCCGCAAGTGGCAAAAATTCTGAGCCAATCCAGAGTGCGAACGCAAAAGCGACTAAGGCAAATGTGCGATTGATACGGTTGTAAGGAAATTTTCCAATGGCAAAAATTCCAATCGCGACGGCGAGCGCTCCATTTGTGGCGGTAAGAATTTCAGGTGCGTGCATTTATTTTTTTGCTTGTTTGGGCTCTGATTGGAAGGGTAGGGTGAAAGTGAATTGTGAACCGTGTTCGAGCTTGCTCTCGACCCAAATTTTTCCACCAAGTTGCTCGACGATTTTTTTCACGATTGGCAAACCGAGTCCGGTGCCGCCTTTTTGTTTTGGATTGCGCGATTGTCTGAACTCTTGAAAAATCATGCCA
It encodes the following:
- a CDS encoding helix-turn-helix domain-containing protein, with the translated sequence MQDRILTPDQVGEMLQLHPFTILNYIKDGKLRGAKIGRVYRIRESDIEKFLDSQMLTTP
- the aroC gene encoding chorismate synthase yields the protein MAGNTFGSVLKITTFGESHGVALGCVIDGAPAGISISAREIQLELNRRRPGQSKVTTARDEKDQVEILSGVFEGKTLGTPIALLIRNQDQKSADYAKLKNIFRPGHADFTWQQKFGLRDFRGGGRSSGRETVARVAAAAIARKILDSKKIKIIAFAQEIAGIVSQKFDAKVIEKNLVRAADPVAAQKMEAAIVAAQKAGDSVGGVIEIRVQNVPAGLGNPVFDKISARLGAALLSIGGVKGIEFGIGFAAAKLRGSEMNDEFISLKKKKTNRGGGIAGGITDGSEIIIRLAVRPTASISSPQKTIDAKGKAQRIQIAGRHDPCLVPRIIPVAEAMVALTLADLLLASRADRI
- a CDS encoding YifB family Mg chelatase-like AAA ATPase, which codes for MPAKIFSATTVGLNCEIIEVEVDLLSGLSKFLVVGLGDTAVQESRERVRSAVKNSGFFFHTQRITVNLAPADLPKSGPSFDFPLAAGILLASRQIRIPEIETTILIGELALDGATRGVAGILPIVAEAKKKGFRNFFVPAENAREAAIIDGVQIFPVTSLLEFARHASGTQKIQPLPKLDISELIVEENDGIDLAHVRGQEHAKRALTVAAAGSHNLLFSGPPGSGKTMLARAFRTILPRMSVAEILEVSKIYSVAGLIPAKSPLISTRPFRAVHHTASGVSIVGGGRKVGPGEISLAHKGVLFLDEIAEFPTQVLEVLRQPLEDGVIAISRAAGTVNFPARFTLIAAMNPCPCGFATDTERTCKCSPREIERYQKKLSGPLLDRIDLHVDVPRVKFEKLDAPISAESSESVRRKVQAARDIQLERFAKLKIHANSEMSSEQTKKFCVLDEPTKKLLEQAVTHFQLSARAYYRMLKLARTIADLENSEKIKTNFVAEALQYRPKNSEF
- a CDS encoding tetratricopeptide repeat protein; translated protein: MIQPYLILVSGSGIAGVLLRRKKMNVSAKQMQRKFEREQQKLNTESRSENLLRTRLSLEEKSHKIQESLGQIAVLLRKAETHFARAEWREAEKTLIQIIALDEHNPKANLFLGLTYLHREEWKKAELIFQKLIELEPKDARHFGNLGLAFYRQKKYPLAREAYENAIRIDATKAERWLSLGQIYLKLKDFPAAEQAFKNAVKRDHRNLEYLFALAEAYELAGNFKAAIKTCERILELSPYNEAVKEKLKEFEPKV
- the ricT gene encoding regulatory iron-sulfur-containing complex subunit RicT, whose translation is MNLGLKSFYDDTIFVSSADNEFDLKVGDKIIFEQKEHGQNFGEIIFVDRQKLAADEILLDGKILRQATAKDLEKIEANAQIAADALEKTRAKITEINIPMQIVEARVNFEGGEVNLFFTANERIDFKEVVPRLAGMLQKRIHLSQLGQRDRAKACGGFGICGRALCCSSGVISRFLSITMEMVKTQELAMKGSDKLSGPCGKLLCCLNYELEEYTELRKKMPHWGARVLTEKGEGKVISLDILNQSVKVYLEKGGAQIFPAADVKIVKSSK
- a CDS encoding nucleotide exchange factor GrpE, which codes for MQDENQNPPADDVQNPPIDEPQVRNDFEEKYLRACADLENFRKQVERDKIERVKFANENCLVALLPVFENFKRASAHLPENLQTNDWANGIAAIEKQFEATLASLGLRKVAANVGDEFDAHRHEVIATGAGESGKILDLVEEGFELNGKILRAAKVRVGK
- a CDS encoding cupin domain-containing protein, whose product is MKPKIKLKPWGREIWFAATAHYAGKILEVKKGARLSLQFHEQKEETQFLFSGKVRLTFGLDAKKLRTKILNPGDVFHIPPKTIHRIEGVAPLSKIFEVSTPQLDDVVKLADDYGRSGAGNDEKLDRKLARK
- a CDS encoding response regulator, which encodes MDRKIKVLIIEDNTDLSEMFKTAFDAKGYEAEISPNGMDGITRAAQWRPDVILLDIMMPQMNGYEVLSALKNNTSLPTKVVISSNLEQEQDAKKALDMGADMYLKKSEHTPFETVEKVAELMSGVKLA
- a CDS encoding HAMP domain-containing sensor histidine kinase, with the protein product MHAPEILTATNGALAVAIGIFAIGKFPYNRINRTFALVAFAFALWIGSEFLPLAEELKILIALGAATLFAASNFHFTKNLIGGHNHKLALLGIYCTNLALFALLAADQLGFSAIPVSAEIWLGGFLATLALTILTLAKSFSSFSGVKKYQLKFVLLEFIIAITVISVSVVYFWDPAKSLVANIAFTPQLLTAVHLFAVFYFFVQWKFLKLKIIAPKILKRLSALLLTLTITVSLSIGTNIFELGHNAIITHISSVLTAVLLYTLTLRFFERQNWFTTLSLNNFRQVVENFKNQNIFYSSVKELETNIHKNFSQKIGVDEARVVVLDLESSKSQYPELEKYFATNSRYLVTSEEEYLTNNKHINCPYLEELQQLGDVCFPLFQNTNELIGFFAIRHANDDIYIEEELKFLEGGVHYIALSLVAILYTERLRQQSEKLREDYEKLKTLDDAKDAFIANVSHELRTPATAIRGYAEMLIAPNFGELSAQQKDFTRRIARNTDWLLRILTDILEITKIESGQIKFKFAPVNARDLLKKLAEKWQKTCEQKGLTFEFDFAPGTDTKLTTDAEKLTEVFERLLGNAHKFTDTGSVKLSAHNRGESLEIEVADTGIGIAPEKINPIWDKFSQSVNILEKGDESSGLGLAIVKKLVENLNGEITVKSALKRGSTFKLLIPRQNG